From a single Georhizobium profundi genomic region:
- a CDS encoding MHYT domain-containing protein, with protein MHGHHDPALVALSILIAIAASYTALDLAGRLRAASDKRASIAWLGTAALAMGGGIWSMHFVAMLALSLPGVTITYDAALTLFSLVLAIGVTGLGFAVARDADGGLRPLLIAGLLMGAGILAMHYTGMAAMRMPMEMHYSPFWVGVSVVIAIGASTAALWLALVETRPVLRFGAALAMGVAVSGMHYAGMHAAHFVPSLEARQAITGVGLNHANLAVGVAVITFGILALALAAAVVDRRLAQMAAMEAHRLRRSEEQFRALYRHTPLPLHSLSGKGTILEASDSWLQLLCRNREDVHGERLAFFMEPESAQKFLDHDWPLLLQGQAMDDVEYRFHTKDGVPIDVLMSSRLECDGETLSISGGLIDVTARKRAEEALRQTQKMEAIGKLSGGIAHDFNNLLAVVLGNLELLQRRYAHDDRATVLIENAMQGARRGSVLTQHMLSFARQQMLQAEPVSVPHLFQSIQDTLQRSLGPQIQLDTDFDPQGVTAHVDAHQLEISIINLAVNAKDAMPEGGTIRVCAKRGNLQSGDVDGLKPGAYVRVDIADDGIGMDPQTLARARDPFFTTKGLERGSGLGLSMVHGFAEQSGGALVLESEFGSGTRARLWLPAADVEVGAALSALPMQQASAGPLKILAVDDDFLVLMNTVDLLQELGHDVIEASSGTMALDMLEKDAGIELLVTDHAMPGMTGTELARAIRQRRPELPILVVTGYAEIPENEQLKLPMLGKPFTHDQLKDAVASALTSAPKPGSGAQALSSIH; from the coding sequence ATGCATGGCCATCACGATCCCGCCCTCGTCGCGCTCTCGATCCTGATCGCCATTGCGGCCTCCTACACGGCGCTGGATCTGGCCGGACGGCTGAGGGCCGCCTCCGACAAACGGGCATCGATAGCCTGGCTTGGCACGGCAGCGCTCGCCATGGGCGGCGGGATCTGGTCCATGCACTTCGTCGCCATGCTGGCTCTTTCCCTGCCAGGCGTCACCATCACCTACGACGCGGCGCTCACGCTCTTCTCGCTCGTGCTGGCAATCGGCGTCACCGGTCTCGGCTTCGCCGTGGCGCGCGATGCGGATGGTGGCCTTCGGCCGCTGCTCATTGCCGGTCTTCTGATGGGTGCTGGTATCCTGGCGATGCATTACACCGGCATGGCCGCCATGCGCATGCCCATGGAGATGCATTACAGCCCTTTCTGGGTCGGCGTATCGGTCGTGATCGCTATCGGAGCGTCGACTGCGGCGCTCTGGCTGGCGCTGGTCGAGACCCGGCCCGTTTTGCGTTTCGGTGCTGCGCTGGCCATGGGAGTTGCCGTTTCAGGCATGCACTATGCCGGCATGCATGCGGCACATTTCGTCCCGTCGCTTGAGGCAAGGCAGGCCATCACCGGCGTCGGCCTCAACCACGCCAATCTCGCCGTTGGGGTTGCCGTCATCACCTTTGGCATTCTGGCGCTGGCGCTCGCTGCAGCCGTCGTTGACCGGCGGCTGGCTCAAATGGCGGCGATGGAAGCACACCGTCTTCGCCGCAGCGAAGAGCAGTTCCGCGCGCTCTACCGCCATACGCCGCTGCCGCTGCATTCGCTCTCCGGCAAGGGCACCATTTTAGAGGCCAGCGATTCTTGGCTTCAGCTTCTTTGTCGAAACCGGGAAGACGTGCACGGCGAACGCCTCGCCTTCTTCATGGAGCCTGAGTCCGCGCAGAAGTTTCTCGATCACGATTGGCCGCTTCTCCTGCAAGGCCAGGCCATGGACGATGTGGAATACCGTTTCCACACGAAAGACGGCGTGCCGATCGACGTTCTCATGTCCTCGCGTCTCGAATGCGATGGCGAGACCCTGTCGATCTCCGGCGGCCTGATCGACGTGACGGCGCGCAAGCGTGCCGAAGAAGCCTTGCGCCAGACGCAGAAAATGGAAGCGATCGGCAAGCTCTCCGGCGGCATCGCGCATGATTTCAACAATCTGCTGGCGGTGGTTCTCGGCAATCTCGAACTGCTCCAGCGCCGCTACGCGCACGACGATCGCGCTACCGTCTTGATCGAGAATGCCATGCAGGGTGCGCGCCGCGGCTCGGTGCTGACCCAGCATATGCTATCCTTCGCCCGCCAGCAGATGCTGCAGGCCGAGCCGGTCTCCGTGCCGCACCTTTTCCAATCCATCCAGGACACTCTGCAGCGCTCGCTCGGTCCTCAAATCCAGCTCGATACGGATTTCGACCCGCAAGGTGTAACTGCTCATGTCGATGCGCATCAGCTCGAGATCAGCATCATCAATCTCGCCGTCAACGCCAAGGACGCCATGCCGGAGGGCGGCACGATCCGGGTCTGCGCCAAGCGCGGCAACCTGCAGAGCGGCGACGTCGACGGCCTGAAGCCAGGCGCTTACGTTCGCGTCGACATCGCGGATGACGGTATCGGCATGGACCCGCAGACGCTTGCACGGGCGCGCGATCCGTTCTTCACCACAAAGGGCCTCGAACGCGGCAGCGGCCTCGGTCTTTCCATGGTGCACGGCTTCGCAGAACAATCCGGCGGCGCGTTGGTGCTTGAAAGCGAATTTGGCTCCGGCACGCGCGCGAGGCTCTGGCTACCCGCTGCCGATGTGGAGGTTGGCGCCGCTCTCTCGGCGCTGCCGATGCAGCAGGCGAGCGCCGGGCCACTCAAGATTTTGGCCGTCGACGACGATTTCCTCGTTTTGATGAACACGGTCGATCTTCTGCAGGAACTCGGCCACGACGTGATCGAAGCCTCTTCCGGCACCATGGCGCTGGACATGCTAGAGAAGGATGCCGGCATCGAGTTGCTCGTGACCGACCATGCGATGCCTGGCATGACCGGCACCGAACTTGCGCGCGCGATCCGCCAGCGCCGCCCCGAACTTCCGATCCTCGTCGTCACCGGCTATGCCGAAATTCCAGAAAACGAGCAGCTCAAACTGCCGATGCTCGGCAAGCCGTTCACGCACGACCAGCTGAAAGACGCTGTGGCAAGCGCGCTCACGAGCGCACCAAAGCCCGGTTCCGGGGCACAGGCGCTGTCCTCCATCCACTGA